The segment GTATCGGAGACCACGGCGTCGACGGAAACGTTGCCCGAGTCCGTCACCGTCCAGCCGCTGAGCTGCGCGCGGTCGGCGCCCGCCGCGTTGAGCGAGCTGGGTTCGGAAACGGTGATGGCCTTGGTGGACGCCACGGTCGGCGCTTCGAGCAGGCCGTCGTAGTCCAGCGAGAGGGTGCGCGCTTCGATATGGCCGGTGCTGGCTTCCAGGGTCCAGTTGCCGCCGCGGGAGGCCGCGCCGGTTTCGTCGGTGGACGAGGCCACGTCGGCACTGGTCAGCTTCGCCATCTGGGTGACGAGGGTGGTGTCCTTGCTGGAGACGTCGCAGCCGTAAAGCAGGATGTCACCATCCTTCGTCAGCGTATGGCCCACGTCCGCCAGCTGGCCGGTGAAGCTGGCGATGTTCGCCGCGTTCACCGTGTCCGTGCCCAGCGAGATCGAATCGCTGGAGCCGTGGCTGATGATGTGGATGGCGCTGATGTCATGCTCGCCGCGCAGGGCGTCGGCCAGCTGCTGCACGCCGGAGGACTGGTCGTTGATCACCACCACCTGGCTGCCCTTGGGCAGCTGGGCGACGAGCGACTGCCAGTTGGCGACGCTCTCGTCGACGACGTAGACCTCTTTCGGCTGCGCCTCGACCGGTGCGGCGGCCGGGGCCGCTGCCGGGGCCGGCGCCGGCGCGGGGGCCTGCACGGCATGGCCGGGCTGGTCGGTGGCGGCGCTGTGGAACTTGCCCGCATCATGGGCGGCTTCGGCGGGATCCGCGTGGTGGGCTGCTTCGACCAGGGCCGCGCCGTCGTACATCTGACGGGGCTCGAGGGCGTAACGGTGGGTGCGGGGGCGGAAGCGGTGGTTCGTCGTGGACCCTGACATGATGCGCCTTGCTCATTGCAGCCATTACACGGACCGAACGGGTCTATCCCGCGCCCGGAACGGTCGCAGGAGTAAAGGTTCGGTATAGAAACTGTGACGGCGGTCACAGCCAGTCGCGTGATCCTATGTATCAGCGCTGATACAGGGAAGGGGCAAACGCAGGAACTTATGTCACGCTCGGTGTGACCGAGGGCCTCGCGAGGGTGGGCAATTTGCCGAAACGGCGCTGTGGCGCGGTTTGCGAGCATTCTCAGTGTGCGAGCATGCGCGGAATCGGCAACTAGGAATTTTTCCCGATCCGGGTTTGCCGGGGGAGAACGTGGCCATGGAGGGTATGATTCCGGCGAGGCCGGGGGCCTCAAGGTTCTGCTGCCGTCTTCCTCACACGGGAGGCACGGCGTTAGCGGCAGATTCGGATCGACGCAGCAACGGCGGGACGCCAGTGCAAGGCATGGATTCAATTGACAATCTTGGTGACCTGTACCTGTTCGTACAGGCGGTTGAGGCCGGTGGTTTCTCCGCGGCCGCGGACCGGCTGGGCACGACCCGCTCGCTCCTGAGCCGGCGCATCCTGGCCCTCGAGGAGCGCCTCGGCGCCCGCCTCCTCCACCGCAATGCCCGGCAGTTCGGCGTCACGGAAGCCGGCGAGCGGGTGTACCAGCACGCCGCCGCCATGTGCGAAGCCGCCTCGGCCGCCCGCCGAGCCGCCCAGTCTCCCGACGAGTCCCAACGACTGATCCGCGTGGAAGCCCACGGTCTGGTCTCCCCGATGGCCGCGTCGATGATGTCCGACTTCGCCACCATCCATCCGCTGACGCGCTTTTCCGTCACCGTCGGCAGCGGCGACATGGAGCGCCTGCTCCGCCAGCAGACCGATGTGATCCTCAGCCTGCGCGATACGCCGCCAGACAGCAGCGATGTGGTCGCCCGCGCGCTGGGCGGCATCCGCCGCGTCACCGTGGCCAGCCCCGCCCTGCTCAGCCGCGTCGGCACCCCGCACCTCCCCGGCGACCTCGATGACAGCCACTGCCTGTCGCTCGGCGCCGACGGCGCGGCGTTCTGGCACTTCCGCGGCATGGCCCCGCGTCGCCGCCAGGTGCGCGTGGCCTTCGCCGACGTCGCCGCCCTGCTCGCCGCCGTGGAAGGCGGCCTCGGGATGGCCCAGCTACCGCACTACCTTGTCGCGGAGGATCTGCAGAGCGGCAAGCTCATCGCCGTGCTCGAAGCCTTCGAACCAGAGCCGTCGCCGTTGCACGCGTTAACAGTGAGCGGCCGCGTAGCCTCGGATGCCACGATTACCTTCGTGCGCTTCATGCAAACCCGCCTGGCAACCCTAGCGGCGTAATCGCCGCTTCTCGTAGGTGCCCACCCTGTGGGCGACATCTTTCGCGACTTCGCTGAACGCGCTAGTCCGACTCTATCCGCAATACGTTTGCTCCAAAAGCTCGCACGGCAAAACCGCCGTTACGCGGGCTCAACATGTACCGACGCAGCCGGTGCGTGAAGCGCCGCTCGCGTCAGTTGTCGAAAGATCGCACCCAGCGCGTCCATGCCAGGATTACCGCTGGCGGACAGCATGCGGTGCAGGCTTTTGGAAGGCGTGCCAGTAGCTCTGGCGAGACCTTCGAAGCCCATCAGCCCATGCGTGAGGTCACGCATCAGAAGACGCGCAGCTTCGGTTTCGCCATTGATGAGCATGGTGGTCGCTTCATCAAGCAGCGCCCGTGCGAACGAGGGGTCAGTCTGGACACGATTCGCGATCGTCTCGCGGTAGTCGACGGTCAGCACCATGGCGTTACACCTCCTGGATGAGAGTGGTTTGGGACAGGTCATTGCCCTCTCACCGCTCTGTTAGCACCTTTCTTTCTCGCCTTATATTCAAGGACCAGATCACGCGCCAAGTCGATCTTCTTCTGCTGATCGCCTTTGTCGCTTCCTCCCATGAGAAGGATCAGGTCGGCTCCGTCCTGATGAACATAGATCCGGATGCCCGGCCCCCAATCGAGTCTCCACTCGGCCAAGCCGGCACCGAGTCCTTTCAGCCCGGACGTATTGCCAACAGCAAGCCGGTACGACACCGCCGCCACCTTGACGGCAGCGGCGGTCGCTAGCGACTCGAAAAACTGGCGGTAATGGTTACGACCTTCCCGGTCGACGAACTCCTGCACGCGCGGCATTCCTTGCCCTCTTCCTGATGACCTCAAAGGTAACACATACGTTACCTTTAGTCCAAGCGCTCGGCGTACAGGAATCGTCCATCAGGGCGAGAGTCAGCGCCCCACCATCTGCATCAGATGCTCCGGATACCGCTCACCGCTGACGGCAATCGCCGCAGCCGCCTTCTCGATGTTCGCCAGGTCACTGCTCGTGAGCTCGACGCTGGCCGCGGCGATGTTCTCTTCGAGGCGGTGCTGCTTGGTGGTGCCCGGGATGGGGACGATCCAAGGCTTGCGGGAGAGCAGCCATGCGAGGGCGATCTGGGCGGGCGTGGCCTGCTTCTCGCTGGCGATGGTCTTCAGCAGATCGACCAATGCTTCGTTTGCCTGCATGGCATCGGCGGTGAAGCGCGGGAGGATCTTGCGGAAGTCGCCGTCGTTGATCTGGGTTTCCTTGTTCATCGCGCCGGTGAGGAAGCCCTTGCCGAGCGGGC is part of the Luteibacter pinisoli genome and harbors:
- a CDS encoding LysR substrate-binding domain-containing protein is translated as MDSIDNLGDLYLFVQAVEAGGFSAAADRLGTTRSLLSRRILALEERLGARLLHRNARQFGVTEAGERVYQHAAAMCEAASAARRAAQSPDESQRLIRVEAHGLVSPMAASMMSDFATIHPLTRFSVTVGSGDMERLLRQQTDVILSLRDTPPDSSDVVARALGGIRRVTVASPALLSRVGTPHLPGDLDDSHCLSLGADGAAFWHFRGMAPRRRQVRVAFADVAALLAAVEGGLGMAQLPHYLVAEDLQSGKLIAVLEAFEPEPSPLHALTVSGRVASDATITFVRFMQTRLATLAA
- a CDS encoding DNA-binding protein; the protein is MVLTVDYRETIANRVQTDPSFARALLDEATTMLINGETEAARLLMRDLTHGLMGFEGLARATGTPSKSLHRMLSASGNPGMDALGAIFRQLTRAALHAPAASVHVEPA
- a CDS encoding type II toxin-antitoxin system RelE/ParE family toxin, translating into MQEFVDREGRNHYRQFFESLATAAAVKVAAVSYRLAVGNTSGLKGLGAGLAEWRLDWGPGIRIYVHQDGADLILLMGGSDKGDQQKKIDLARDLVLEYKARKKGANRAVRGQ